One window of the Natrinema sp. CBA1119 genome contains the following:
- a CDS encoding metallophosphoesterase, with protein MRDDSDRPPAETPSPPARVEPVPGEPAATAAIEGESALLVADYHAGYEAGLRSERGVDVPSRAPDRRERLLALLERTDPDRLVVLGDLMHSIGDPGGAERGELEVLFESFSDDLEVTVVKGNHDGRIETWLADGNDIGATVTVVPGEGIALGDIGVCHGHTWPSRAVLESEVVCLGHEHPCVRLEDEVGGSRVERAWLRGRLDPGPFRDRPEYEEVSWLEAADETPPRAVVVPAFNDLVGGTWINVSGQSFLSPFLPAGLASGEAYLLDGTRLGPYESI; from the coding sequence ATGCGAGACGATTCTGACCGGCCTCCGGCCGAGACCCCGTCGCCGCCCGCTCGCGTCGAACCGGTTCCCGGCGAACCGGCCGCGACCGCGGCGATCGAGGGCGAGAGCGCGTTGCTCGTCGCCGACTATCACGCCGGCTACGAGGCCGGCTTGCGCTCCGAGCGCGGCGTCGACGTTCCGAGCCGCGCGCCCGACCGCCGCGAGCGACTGCTGGCGCTGCTCGAGCGAACCGATCCCGATCGGCTGGTCGTCCTCGGCGACCTCATGCACTCGATCGGCGATCCGGGCGGGGCCGAACGCGGCGAACTCGAGGTGCTGTTCGAGTCTTTTTCGGACGATCTCGAGGTCACTGTCGTCAAGGGCAACCACGACGGGAGAATCGAAACCTGGCTCGCGGACGGCAACGATATCGGGGCGACGGTTACCGTGGTCCCCGGCGAGGGAATCGCGCTCGGCGATATCGGCGTCTGTCACGGGCACACGTGGCCCTCCCGAGCGGTCCTCGAGAGCGAGGTGGTCTGTCTGGGTCACGAACACCCCTGCGTGCGACTCGAGGACGAGGTCGGCGGGAGTCGCGTCGAGCGCGCGTGGCTCCGCGGTCGGCTCGATCCCGGCCCGTTTCGCGACCGGCCCGAGTACGAGGAAGTATCGTGGCTCGAGGCTGCGGACGAAACCCCTCCGCGCGCGGTTGTCGTACCGGCGTTCAACGACCTCGTCGGCGGGACGTGGATTAACGTGAGCGGACAGTCGTTTCTCTCGCC
- a CDS encoding Single-stranded DNA binding protein, whose translation MELDDHAEDLASDLGVDKEEVTDDLQNLVEYSVPIDEAKQSLRRKYGGGSSGGGGAPSAKDIAEITTDDGNVTVTGVVLTAGERSIRYQGSDHVIVEGRLADDTGVIDYTAWEDFGLSAGDTITAGNAGVREWDGEPELNLGESTSLSFQEESLEVPYESGGDAQLAELRTGDRAVTIEVSVLECERKTIDGRDGETDILSGVFGDESGRLPFTNWDPAPEIEDGGTVRIENAYVQEFRGVPEVNVSEFSRVTELDREIDVGTDTSTMDVGDAVATGGIYDVEVVGNLLAVRDGSGLIQRCPECYRVIQKGQCRTHGDVDGIDDLRVKAILDDGTGTVTVVLDDDLTERVYDGTLEDALEQAREAMDQEVVADRIRERIVGREYRVRGHLSVDEYGANLDAETFEESDDDPATRASAFLEEVDA comes from the coding sequence ATGGAACTCGACGATCATGCCGAGGATCTCGCCTCCGACCTCGGTGTTGACAAAGAGGAGGTCACAGACGACCTGCAGAACTTGGTGGAGTACAGCGTCCCGATCGACGAGGCGAAACAGAGCCTCCGGCGGAAGTACGGCGGCGGCTCCAGCGGCGGTGGCGGCGCGCCGTCGGCGAAGGATATCGCCGAAATCACGACCGACGACGGCAACGTCACCGTCACGGGCGTCGTCCTGACCGCGGGCGAGCGATCGATCCGCTATCAGGGCTCCGATCACGTCATCGTCGAAGGCCGACTGGCCGACGACACCGGCGTCATCGACTACACCGCGTGGGAGGACTTCGGCCTCTCGGCGGGCGACACGATCACCGCGGGCAACGCGGGCGTCCGCGAGTGGGACGGCGAACCCGAACTCAACCTCGGCGAGAGCACCTCGCTGTCCTTCCAGGAGGAGTCCCTCGAGGTGCCCTACGAGAGCGGCGGCGACGCGCAACTGGCCGAGCTGCGGACCGGCGACCGCGCGGTCACCATCGAGGTCAGCGTCCTCGAGTGCGAGCGAAAGACGATCGATGGCCGCGACGGCGAGACGGACATCCTGAGCGGCGTCTTCGGCGACGAGAGCGGGCGGCTCCCCTTCACGAACTGGGATCCGGCCCCCGAAATCGAAGACGGCGGAACGGTCCGCATCGAGAACGCCTACGTACAGGAGTTCCGCGGGGTGCCCGAGGTCAACGTCTCGGAATTCTCTCGAGTCACCGAACTCGACCGCGAGATCGACGTCGGAACCGACACGTCGACGATGGACGTCGGCGACGCCGTCGCCACCGGCGGCATCTACGACGTCGAAGTCGTGGGGAACCTGCTCGCGGTCCGCGACGGCTCCGGGCTCATTCAGCGCTGTCCGGAGTGTTATCGGGTCATCCAGAAGGGACAGTGCCGAACCCACGGCGACGTTGACGGGATCGACGACCTGCGCGTCAAGGCGATCCTCGACGACGGCACCGGGACCGTCACCGTCGTCCTCGACGACGACCTTACCGAGCGAGTCTACGACGGGACCCTCGAAGACGCCCTCGAGCAGGCCCGCGAGGCGATGGACCAGGAGGTCGTGGCGGATCGGATCCGCGAACGCATCGTCGGTCGCGAGTACCGCGTCCGAGGGCACCTCTCGGTCGACGAGTACGGCGCGAATCTCGACGCCGAGACCTTCGAGGAGAGCGACGACGATCCGGCGACCCGTGCGAGTGCCTTCCTCGAGGAGGTGGACGCATGA
- a CDS encoding arylsulfotransferase family protein — translation MTTRPRSSLARVRSALTRTRIRVGLGVVVLLSTAVVAAAASGGLSTASKEAVPEAPPTENHTVVTESGRAGTITAYQPNGEVRYYNNSRTKYFDVDPVEGDPLTVEYTATDTIHTEGANCGDPPCARNVIERVDLETGAVEVVYERYDHKETAAEWHDMDRIDERHVLVADIVADQVFIVDTETEIVEWLWDAQSEFPLESGHSFPNDWTHINDVEYIEDGRMEGRIMVSVRNQNRVVFLDREEGLLENWTLGGENDADVLNEQHNPDFIPESRGGPAVLVADSENGRIKEFQREDGEWNRSWLWEDDRIQWPRDADRLPNGNTLITDTHGNRVIEVDESGDIVWTVESTLPYDAERLETGAESESGQSARELGLESRTVTEDDGGTDGSGIDAFAFLGGVVESILPHRVYNALIFVAPVWVGETAAAAIAVGLLSGLTWAGLEIRWKLRDAGIRFRLPVSRERE, via the coding sequence GTGACGACCCGCCCGCGTTCGTCGCTCGCTCGAGTCCGATCGGCGCTCACGCGCACCCGAATTCGGGTCGGCCTTGGCGTCGTCGTGCTGCTCTCGACCGCCGTCGTCGCCGCCGCGGCGTCGGGCGGCCTCTCGACGGCGTCGAAAGAAGCCGTCCCGGAGGCACCGCCGACCGAGAATCACACCGTCGTGACCGAATCGGGTCGAGCGGGGACGATTACGGCCTACCAACCTAACGGGGAGGTCCGCTACTACAACAACTCGCGAACGAAGTACTTTGACGTCGATCCGGTCGAGGGCGATCCGCTGACCGTCGAGTACACCGCGACCGACACGATCCACACGGAAGGGGCCAACTGCGGCGATCCGCCGTGCGCCAGGAACGTCATCGAGCGCGTCGACCTCGAGACCGGCGCGGTCGAGGTCGTCTACGAACGCTACGATCACAAGGAGACCGCCGCCGAGTGGCACGACATGGACCGCATCGACGAGCGCCACGTTCTCGTCGCCGACATCGTCGCGGATCAGGTCTTCATCGTCGACACGGAGACCGAGATCGTCGAGTGGCTCTGGGACGCCCAGAGCGAGTTCCCGCTGGAGAGCGGCCACTCGTTCCCGAACGACTGGACGCACATCAACGACGTCGAGTATATCGAGGACGGCCGGATGGAAGGCCGGATCATGGTCAGTGTTCGAAACCAGAATCGGGTCGTCTTCCTCGACCGAGAGGAGGGCCTGCTCGAGAACTGGACCCTCGGCGGCGAGAACGATGCCGACGTTCTGAACGAACAGCACAACCCCGACTTCATCCCCGAGAGTCGAGGCGGACCGGCCGTCCTCGTCGCCGACTCCGAGAACGGCCGGATCAAGGAGTTCCAGCGCGAGGACGGCGAGTGGAACCGAAGCTGGCTGTGGGAAGACGATCGGATCCAGTGGCCCCGCGACGCGGACCGGCTTCCGAACGGGAACACCTTGATCACCGACACCCACGGCAACCGCGTCATCGAGGTCGACGAGTCCGGCGACATCGTCTGGACGGTCGAGTCGACCCTCCCCTACGACGCCGAGCGCCTCGAGACCGGTGCCGAGAGCGAAAGCGGGCAGAGCGCCCGGGAACTCGGCCTCGAGTCTCGGACGGTAACCGAAGACGACGGCGGAACCGACGGCTCCGGGATCGACGCGTTCGCGTTCCTCGGCGGCGTCGTCGAGTCGATCCTCCCCCATCGAGTCTATAACGCGCTCATCTTCGTCGCGCCGGTCTGGGTCGGCGAAACTGCAGCCGCCGCGATCGCCGTCGGACTCCTGTCGGGGCTGACCTGGGCGGGGCTCGAGATCAGATGGAAGCTCCGCGATGCCGGTATCAGGTTCCGCCTCCCCGTCTCCCGCGAACGGGAGTAG